A window from Dioscorea cayenensis subsp. rotundata cultivar TDr96_F1 chromosome 10, TDr96_F1_v2_PseudoChromosome.rev07_lg8_w22 25.fasta, whole genome shotgun sequence encodes these proteins:
- the LOC120270229 gene encoding uncharacterized protein LOC120270229 — protein sequence MASQVEQGFKVDKGFKPQAFHAAIIAIKNGFGVKVTEANVTNHLRTIRKLWARINKLKELSGMGWDNRLKMIIMGESEFRNYVQAHPQDEPYLNKPIEDHDLLEIICGND from the exons ATGGCATCTCAAGTGGAGCAAGGCTTCAAAGTCGACAAGGGATTTAAACCCCAAGCATTTCATGCTGCAATTATTGCAATAAAGAATGGGTTTGGAGTTAAGGTTACTGAAGCAAATGTGACTAACCACTTGAGAACAATTCGTAAACTATGGGCAAGAATTAATAAACTGAAAGAGTTAAGTGGAATGGGATGGGATAATAGACTGAAGATGATTATTATGGGAGAATCAGAATTCAGGAACTATGTACAG GCTCATCCACAGGACGAGCCATACTTAAACAAACCAATTGAGGATCATGACTTGCTCGAGATTATTTGTGGTAACGATTAA